One genomic segment of Pyruvatibacter mobilis includes these proteins:
- a CDS encoding alpha/beta hydrolase yields MPVTSSDPAASPLLTADIVADYMRARAAARASATLEEMRAFADSNAGEFPVPEGTHVEPTEAGGVPAEWHVPADVLQAGGGPDEGILLYLHGGAFLFGSPASHRHLTAFLARQCGLRCLSVDYRLIPEHPFPAALDDAHAAYHWALEQAGDASRIVLAGDSAGGGLAAALMVRLRDEATPLPAAAYLMSPWTDMACDRPTSRTRRDDDPSIDPDSLREAGRVYLGGEPAETPLASPVHADVAGLPPTLIQVGEREVLLDDARDLASAMRRAGVAVRLDVWDRMVHVWQALYPIFPEGERALVQGGAFLRRHLEAARQG; encoded by the coding sequence ATGCCGGTCACAAGTTCAGACCCCGCTGCCAGCCCGCTGCTGACCGCCGACATCGTCGCGGACTACATGCGGGCCCGCGCAGCCGCCCGAGCCAGCGCCACGCTTGAGGAAATGCGGGCCTTCGCTGACTCCAATGCCGGGGAATTCCCCGTGCCCGAAGGCACCCATGTGGAACCGACCGAAGCAGGCGGCGTGCCCGCTGAATGGCACGTGCCCGCTGATGTGCTTCAGGCAGGCGGCGGGCCGGATGAGGGCATCCTGCTCTACCTGCATGGCGGCGCCTTCCTGTTCGGCTCCCCGGCGTCCCACCGGCACCTGACGGCGTTTCTGGCACGGCAATGCGGCCTGCGCTGCTTGAGCGTTGATTACCGTCTGATCCCCGAGCATCCCTTTCCGGCGGCCCTCGATGACGCGCACGCCGCCTATCACTGGGCGCTGGAGCAGGCGGGGGATGCCTCCCGCATCGTACTGGCAGGCGACAGCGCCGGCGGCGGTCTTGCGGCCGCCCTGATGGTGCGCCTGCGCGACGAGGCAACGCCGCTGCCCGCCGCCGCCTACCTCATGTCACCCTGGACCGACATGGCCTGCGACCGGCCGACGAGCCGCACCAGACGTGATGATGACCCGTCCATCGACCCCGACAGCCTGCGTGAGGCAGGCCGTGTCTATCTCGGCGGTGAGCCTGCGGAGACACCGCTGGCGTCACCCGTCCATGCGGATGTGGCTGGCCTGCCGCCAACGCTCATTCAGGTGGGGGAACGCGAAGTGCTGCTGGATGATGCCCGCGACCTGGCGTCCGCCATGCGCCGCGCCGGTGTGGCCGTGCGCCTCGACGTGTGGGACCGAATGGTCCATGTGTGGCAGGCGCTTTATCCGATTTTTCCGGAAGGGGAGCGGGCGCTGGTGCAGGGCGGCGCATTCCTGCGCCGCCATCTTGAGGCGGCCCGCCAGGGCTGA
- a CDS encoding Rap1a/Tai family immunity protein, whose translation MGLALTTGPHVRCIRLLTVTASVVLCLALLAVPTGAGAKGRVETGRDLYVACEKAVRDFEAGKTPQTSLAIYHCNRFLAGLFRSHQIMTRNRLTAKQHGLDETDHVQCLRVPRSATFKQLAERVVRQAEWQPHLLDGSAVDLAFTAFDAMTPC comes from the coding sequence ATGGGGTTAGCGCTGACCACAGGCCCGCATGTCCGCTGCATCCGTCTGCTGACGGTGACGGCTTCCGTTGTGCTGTGTCTGGCGCTGCTTGCCGTGCCGACAGGCGCCGGGGCCAAGGGGCGCGTCGAGACAGGGCGTGATCTTTATGTCGCCTGCGAGAAGGCCGTGCGGGATTTCGAAGCCGGCAAGACGCCGCAGACATCGCTTGCCATCTATCATTGCAACCGCTTCCTGGCTGGCCTGTTCCGCAGCCACCAGATCATGACGCGCAACCGCCTGACGGCGAAACAGCACGGGCTGGATGAAACCGATCACGTGCAGTGCCTGCGCGTGCCGCGCTCGGCAACCTTCAAGCAATTGGCGGAACGCGTGGTGCGGCAGGCGGAATGGCAACCGCACCTGCTGGACGGGTCAGCCGTGGACCTGGCCTTTACGGCGTTTGATGCGATGACGCCCTGCTAG
- a CDS encoding MFS transporter, with the protein METQGTERSFAWYLGGLGTWFGSLGLQMVLFPFLAAIVLEESAFRVGLAQTALMAPSILFMIFGGAFAERRDTRSLLIRIHMLASVPPFLMAAILVAGELSFGWIILYGLAMGTMSAFAIPARDSLLSHVAEKSFGPDIQRAVVLASGIQFVGQLAGIILAGTENLVGAPALLIFQALVMLGGAVMVRKLAAAPPMDRPPAHPLEDMRDGIRTVFASPILMPVVLGMFAVGVLYVGAFMVLLPLMVRDYYGGDAGGISLVNICFWGGTIVSTFTLLRLGHIHRRGLVLTCSLSSGAVVLFLIGIPAPFWVMCLLCFCWGLGAGTSMTMSRTIVQLAAPPSHRARVLSIFQLGFAGGGPIGAFITGFIIAATDVHVAAWIPSATMVGVLLVLTTLTRLVSITSDDIAAPAT; encoded by the coding sequence TTGGAAACGCAGGGTACGGAGCGTTCGTTTGCCTGGTATCTGGGCGGGCTGGGCACGTGGTTCGGCAGTCTCGGTCTGCAGATGGTTCTGTTCCCGTTTCTTGCGGCCATCGTGCTGGAAGAGAGCGCTTTCCGTGTCGGATTGGCACAGACGGCGCTAATGGCACCGTCAATTCTTTTCATGATTTTCGGCGGTGCTTTCGCCGAGCGGCGGGATACGCGCAGCCTTCTGATCCGTATTCACATGCTCGCCTCGGTGCCGCCGTTCCTGATGGCGGCAATCCTGGTGGCGGGCGAGTTGTCCTTCGGCTGGATCATCCTCTACGGGCTGGCGATGGGCACCATGTCGGCCTTTGCCATCCCCGCGCGCGACTCGCTTCTGTCGCATGTGGCTGAAAAGAGCTTCGGGCCGGACATTCAGCGGGCGGTGGTTCTGGCGTCCGGTATCCAGTTCGTCGGCCAGCTGGCGGGCATCATTCTGGCGGGGACGGAAAATCTCGTCGGCGCGCCTGCCCTGCTGATCTTCCAGGCCCTCGTCATGCTTGGCGGGGCGGTGATGGTGCGTAAGCTTGCGGCTGCCCCGCCGATGGACCGGCCGCCGGCACATCCGCTGGAGGACATGCGCGACGGCATCCGCACGGTGTTCGCCTCTCCCATCCTGATGCCGGTGGTGCTCGGCATGTTCGCGGTCGGGGTGCTTTATGTCGGGGCCTTTATGGTGCTGCTGCCGCTGATGGTGCGTGACTATTACGGCGGCGACGCAGGCGGCATCTCGCTGGTCAATATCTGTTTCTGGGGCGGCACCATTGTCTCCACCTTCACGCTTCTGCGGCTGGGGCATATTCACCGGCGCGGGCTGGTGCTGACCTGCAGCCTCTCCAGCGGCGCGGTGGTGCTGTTCCTTATCGGCATCCCCGCCCCCTTCTGGGTGATGTGCCTCTTGTGCTTCTGCTGGGGGCTTGGGGCCGGCACGTCGATGACCATGAGCCGCACCATCGTGCAGCTGGCGGCGCCACCCAGCCACCGGGCGCGGGTTCTGTCGATCTTCCAGCTGGGCTTTGCCGGCGGCGGGCCCATCGGGGCCTTCATCACCGGTTTCATCATCGCCGCCACCGATGTGCATGTGGCGGCGTGGATCCCGTCCGCCACCATGGTGGGCGTACTGCTGGTGCTGACGACGCTGACCCGGCTCGTGTCGATCACGTCGGATGACATCGCCGCACCAGCAACCTGA
- a CDS encoding MFS transporter: protein MPPSSPAPHAADQATPPPETRWYLSGHIAYFLAMGIQGVLVPWLVAIVLKETPERVGIAQMVSMLPMLVLIMPGGATADRVELRAHLIRLQIFAALPSLALAIAILMGELSYWVVLAFVLAMSSIGAWIVPARDSILTRIAMRSMDGAIPRAVALATSAQFAAQVVGMLLATLAGLAGAIPFLVAHSVLALSTAYSTSRLAPAPAVPRESSGHSRSREMMEGLSMTLADPDLRAIMILTGLGGVLYIGVFMVIFPLLARDAYGGGSLEIGLFTAAFFGGIGASSFLLTRLPEIRRQGRAIMVAMSAGSITMTLVHFQPPFWAVLVFVLIWGLSAGVSMSTARAMVQARAPDSHRGRMLAAFQLAMMGGGPVGSLLAGYVASELGLFDAILVPPALMTVLWLSVFFLTNLWKAGIHTHIGPDMDTAD from the coding sequence ATGCCGCCTTCCTCCCCCGCCCCGCATGCGGCCGATCAGGCCACGCCACCGCCTGAAACCCGCTGGTATCTCAGCGGGCACATCGCCTATTTCCTGGCGATGGGCATCCAGGGCGTGCTGGTGCCGTGGCTTGTTGCCATCGTGCTCAAGGAAACGCCGGAGCGGGTGGGCATCGCGCAGATGGTGTCGATGCTGCCCATGCTGGTGCTCATCATGCCCGGCGGCGCGACGGCGGACCGGGTGGAGCTGCGGGCACATCTGATCCGCCTGCAGATTTTCGCAGCCCTGCCCTCGCTTGCATTGGCCATCGCGATCCTGATGGGCGAACTCAGCTACTGGGTGGTGCTGGCCTTCGTGCTCGCCATGTCGAGCATCGGGGCCTGGATCGTGCCGGCGCGGGATTCGATCCTTACCCGCATCGCCATGCGGTCGATGGACGGTGCCATTCCACGCGCCGTGGCGCTGGCCACCTCGGCGCAGTTCGCAGCCCAGGTTGTGGGCATGCTGCTGGCCACGCTGGCGGGGCTTGCGGGTGCCATACCCTTCCTCGTCGCCCATTCGGTGCTGGCGCTCAGCACTGCCTACAGCACCAGCCGTCTCGCGCCCGCCCCAGCCGTGCCGCGGGAGAGCAGCGGGCATTCGCGCAGCCGCGAAATGATGGAAGGCCTGTCGATGACGCTGGCGGACCCGGATTTGCGGGCGATCATGATCCTCACGGGCCTCGGCGGTGTTCTCTATATCGGCGTGTTCATGGTGATCTTTCCGCTGCTGGCGCGGGACGCCTATGGCGGCGGGTCACTGGAGATCGGCCTGTTCACCGCGGCCTTCTTCGGCGGCATCGGCGCGTCGAGTTTCCTGCTGACGCGGCTGCCGGAAATAAGGCGGCAGGGGCGCGCCATCATGGTGGCCATGAGTGCCGGGTCCATCACCATGACACTGGTGCATTTCCAGCCCCCGTTCTGGGCGGTGCTGGTGTTCGTCCTGATCTGGGGGCTGTCAGCCGGTGTCAGCATGTCCACGGCGCGGGCCATGGTGCAGGCGCGGGCGCCGGACAGCCATCGCGGGCGGATGCTGGCAGCGTTTCAGCTGGCGATGATGGGCGGCGGGCCGGTGGGGTCGCTGCTGGCGGGCTATGTGGCCAGCGAACTGGGGCTGTTCGATGCGATCCTGGTGCCGCCGGCGCTGATGACCGTGCTGTGGCTCAGCGTCTTCTTCCTGACGAATCTGTGGAAGGCGGGCATCCACACCCATATCGGGCCGGATATGGATACCGCCGACTGA
- a CDS encoding DUF2336 domain-containing protein, producing the protein MTDHTVITEADDALGKKLSREAREMLGLVALAQDKAGKARALIVRRLTDIALLPESQLMPQERQLVDQMLAQLIGHIEVDLRARLAARLADRADAPQEVIVTLANDVIAVAQPLLERSRALADSDLVTIIAANGHDHWVAAARRAELSSSVTDALIATCDPEALMQIAGNEKALFSSKGYEKIVALSESQPELCAPLLGRRDLTPSLAHTMFWWASSRLRLEIVNRFTTDRRLLREALTDALDDGLEAFSGDPDLLRTLKLMVPQRRYGPSIGEDLISAARATDLRKVVVLISQLAQIAPLTAAHIVMDQGGEALAVASKALGLTRKEYLQFALLVASHRSGPSRNAAEVNRLTGLFDSVATDRADVVLRYWDDAVDARRKIRDEVQVATSQDVAA; encoded by the coding sequence ATGACCGATCACACGGTTATCACCGAGGCAGACGACGCGCTGGGCAAGAAGCTCAGCCGGGAAGCGCGCGAAATGCTGGGGCTCGTGGCCCTGGCGCAGGACAAGGCCGGCAAGGCGCGGGCATTGATCGTCCGTCGGCTGACGGATATCGCCCTGCTGCCTGAAAGCCAGCTGATGCCCCAGGAGCGCCAGCTCGTGGACCAGATGCTGGCCCAGCTCATCGGCCATATCGAGGTTGATCTGCGCGCCCGGCTCGCCGCACGTCTGGCAGACCGCGCTGACGCACCGCAGGAAGTGATCGTGACGCTGGCCAATGACGTGATCGCGGTGGCCCAGCCGCTGCTCGAACGCTCGCGCGCCCTGGCCGACAGCGACCTCGTCACCATCATCGCCGCCAATGGGCACGACCACTGGGTTGCCGCCGCCCGCCGTGCCGAGCTGTCGTCGTCCGTGACCGACGCGCTGATCGCAACCTGCGATCCCGAAGCGCTGATGCAGATCGCCGGCAATGAAAAGGCGCTGTTCTCATCGAAGGGCTACGAGAAGATCGTGGCGTTGAGCGAAAGCCAGCCGGAGCTGTGCGCACCGCTGCTTGGCCGTCGTGACCTCACCCCGTCACTGGCGCACACCATGTTCTGGTGGGCCAGTTCGCGCCTGCGGCTTGAGATCGTCAACCGCTTCACCACCGACCGCCGCCTGCTGCGCGAAGCGCTGACCGATGCGCTGGATGATGGCCTTGAGGCCTTTTCCGGTGACCCAGACCTCCTGCGCACGCTCAAGCTCATGGTGCCGCAGCGCCGCTACGGCCCAAGTATCGGCGAGGACCTGATCAGCGCCGCCCGCGCCACCGACCTGCGCAAGGTGGTGGTGCTGATCTCGCAGCTGGCGCAAATCGCCCCGCTGACCGCCGCCCATATCGTCATGGATCAGGGGGGCGAAGCGCTGGCAGTTGCCTCCAAGGCACTGGGGCTCACCCGCAAGGAATATCTCCAGTTCGCGCTGCTGGTTGCCAGCCACCGCTCCGGCCCCTCGCGCAACGCCGCTGAAGTCAACCGGCTCACCGGCCTGTTCGACAGCGTGGCCACTGACCGGGCCGATGTCGTGCTGCGCTATTGGGATGATGCCGTGGATGCGCGCCGCAAGATCCGCGACGAAGTCCAGGTGGCCACGTCACAGGACGTTGCGGCCTAA
- a CDS encoding sensor histidine kinase codes for MMSYIDQLVECRTPVSPGTTCHEVHELFMLDPDALCVAVVEDDYVAGLVNRQDFLLRYTYQLGPDLYGRRSITHLMDAAPMVVDAGIAFEDLSDKIGGSRASGLLRGFVVTVAGRYYGVGTALTLLRLMLDLSENRSAALEVERLRVEEANRSKTEFLASMSHELRTPLNAIIGFTDFIASEPFGPVAPTKYGEYITDVNASAHHLLGLINELLDMAKIEAGKMELAEDEFPAREPVLQAVNMLKQQVADAGLTLHMDLLDETALIFADKQMTRQVVINLLSNAIKFTPRGGRILIQSDRLPDGLRLTVSDTGIGIPADRLERVLEPFEQVENAMSRTRPGTGLGLPLSKAMVEAHGGTLSLSSTLGEGTRVDIVLPAERIVMARLGTINAA; via the coding sequence ATGATGAGTTATATTGATCAACTGGTGGAATGCCGCACTCCGGTTTCTCCCGGCACCACCTGCCATGAAGTGCACGAGCTGTTCATGCTCGACCCTGATGCCCTCTGCGTGGCGGTGGTCGAGGATGACTATGTGGCCGGTCTCGTGAACCGTCAGGACTTTCTTCTACGCTACACCTATCAGCTTGGTCCCGACCTTTATGGCCGCCGATCCATCACCCATCTGATGGATGCCGCTCCCATGGTCGTTGATGCGGGCATCGCCTTCGAGGATCTGAGCGACAAGATCGGCGGGTCACGCGCCAGCGGCCTGCTGCGCGGCTTCGTGGTGACGGTCGCCGGGCGTTATTATGGCGTCGGCACGGCACTCACCCTCCTGCGCCTGATGCTGGATCTGAGTGAGAACCGGTCGGCGGCTTTGGAAGTAGAGCGCCTGCGCGTGGAGGAGGCCAACCGTTCGAAGACCGAGTTCCTGGCCAGCATGAGCCATGAGCTGCGCACACCGCTCAATGCCATCATCGGCTTCACCGATTTCATCGCGTCAGAGCCTTTCGGCCCCGTGGCGCCGACCAAATATGGTGAGTACATCACCGACGTGAATGCCAGTGCCCATCACCTGCTCGGCCTGATCAACGAGCTGCTCGACATGGCCAAGATCGAAGCAGGCAAGATGGAGCTGGCCGAGGATGAGTTCCCGGCCCGCGAGCCGGTGCTGCAGGCGGTCAACATGCTCAAGCAGCAGGTGGCCGATGCGGGCCTCACCCTGCACATGGACCTGCTGGACGAAACCGCCCTCATCTTTGCCGACAAGCAGATGACCCGTCAGGTCGTTATCAATCTCCTGTCCAACGCCATCAAGTTCACGCCCCGCGGCGGGCGCATCCTCATCCAGTCCGATCGGTTGCCGGACGGACTGCGGCTGACGGTGAGCGATACCGGAATCGGCATTCCCGCCGACCGCCTCGAGCGCGTGCTGGAGCCGTTCGAGCAGGTGGAAAACGCCATGAGCCGCACCCGGCCGGGCACAGGCCTTGGCCTGCCGCTCTCCAAGGCGATGGTGGAGGCTCATGGCGGCACCCTGTCCCTGTCGAGTACCCTTGGCGAAGGCACGCGGGTCGATATCGTGCTGCCGGCTGAACGCATCGTCATGGCCCGTCTCGGCACCATCAACGCAGCCTGA
- a CDS encoding helix-turn-helix domain-containing protein, translated as MTKDNAIQIITGADGTPSFAAVPIETYRSMVRDLDAYRDLKTGMRELQAFDDGIAGIPADVAHRIADGENPVRVWRDHRGLKAVALARKAGISPAYLSEIETGKKEGTFRTMAALARHLEISLDDLAPLADDQDAVSVRRAGREAALKAEIAGIRATIASGAFDSGAVRGAVKRLKADMDALVADGAEPIWARDLASALEQIVQLVDQAESDIVETARSAQERLEEIMSFKVFSPGAHRRSAAAPRDADGAATPLPSRQVAGE; from the coding sequence ATGACCAAGGATAATGCGATCCAGATCATTACCGGTGCCGATGGCACACCCAGCTTCGCCGCGGTGCCGATCGAGACTTATCGCAGCATGGTGCGCGACCTTGACGCCTATCGCGATCTCAAGACGGGGATGCGCGAATTGCAGGCCTTTGATGACGGGATTGCCGGTATTCCCGCCGATGTGGCCCACCGCATTGCCGACGGGGAGAACCCGGTCCGTGTGTGGCGGGACCACCGCGGCCTCAAGGCCGTGGCGCTGGCGCGCAAGGCGGGCATCAGCCCGGCCTATCTGTCGGAAATCGAGACCGGCAAGAAGGAAGGCACCTTCCGCACCATGGCGGCGCTGGCGCGGCATCTGGAGATCAGCCTGGACGACCTGGCACCGCTTGCCGATGACCAGGACGCGGTAAGCGTGCGCCGCGCCGGCCGGGAAGCGGCGCTGAAGGCGGAGATCGCCGGTATCCGCGCAACCATCGCCAGCGGCGCGTTCGACAGCGGCGCGGTGCGCGGGGCAGTGAAGCGGCTGAAAGCGGACATGGATGCGCTGGTGGCGGACGGGGCCGAACCCATCTGGGCGCGGGACCTTGCATCCGCCCTTGAGCAGATCGTGCAGCTTGTGGATCAGGCGGAAAGCGACATCGTGGAAACGGCCCGCTCGGCGCAGGAGCGGCTTGAGGAGATCATGTCCTTCAAGGTCTTTTCGCCCGGCGCGCACCGGCGGAGCGCCGCCGCCCCGCGGGATGCGGACGGGGCGGCAACGCCCCTGCCCTCGCGCCAGGTTGCGGGCGAGTAG
- a CDS encoding crotonase/enoyl-CoA hydratase family protein → MSDKTYETILYDVEDGILTITLNRPEKMNAFTGQMMFDVIDAFDRADADDDVRAIIITGAEKAFCAGADLSAGAKTFDYEARDDRPDKQGTAVKDGGIDWSDPSVRDGGGRMTLRIFESIKPVIGAINGAAVGVGVTMQLPMDIRIASTKARFGFVFARRGIVPEACSSYFLPRIVGISKALEWCYSGRVFDAQEALDGGLVRSLHEPEDLLPAARAIAREIADNTAAVSISLTRQMMWRMLGADHPMEAHKVDSKAIFSRGRTDDAREGVMSFLEKRQPDYPCKPSKDMPEFYPWWEERKYS, encoded by the coding sequence ATGAGCGACAAGACCTACGAGACCATCCTCTATGATGTGGAGGACGGCATCCTCACCATCACCTTGAACCGCCCGGAAAAGATGAACGCCTTCACCGGCCAGATGATGTTCGACGTGATCGACGCCTTCGACCGCGCGGACGCGGATGATGATGTGCGCGCCATCATCATCACCGGCGCCGAAAAGGCCTTCTGCGCCGGTGCCGACCTGTCTGCCGGTGCCAAGACCTTCGACTACGAAGCCCGCGACGACCGCCCGGACAAGCAGGGCACAGCCGTGAAGGATGGCGGCATCGACTGGTCTGACCCCAGCGTGCGCGATGGCGGCGGCCGCATGACCTTGCGCATCTTTGAAAGCATCAAGCCGGTGATCGGCGCCATCAACGGCGCGGCGGTTGGCGTGGGTGTCACCATGCAGCTGCCGATGGATATCCGCATCGCTTCCACCAAGGCGCGGTTCGGTTTCGTCTTCGCCCGCCGCGGCATCGTGCCGGAAGCCTGCTCCAGCTATTTCCTGCCGCGCATCGTCGGCATCTCCAAGGCGCTTGAATGGTGCTATTCCGGCCGGGTGTTCGACGCCCAGGAAGCGCTGGATGGCGGTCTCGTCCGCTCGCTGCATGAGCCGGAAGACCTGCTGCCCGCGGCCCGCGCCATCGCGCGCGAAATCGCCGACAACACGGCGGCCGTCTCCATCTCGCTCACCCGCCAGATGATGTGGCGCATGCTGGGCGCCGATCACCCGATGGAAGCCCACAAGGTGGACAGCAAGGCGATCTTCTCCCGCGGCCGCACCGATGACGCCCGCGAAGGCGTCATGTCCTTCCTCGAAAAGCGCCAGCCGGACTATCCCTGCAAGCCCTCCAAGGACATGCCGGAATTCTACCCCTGGTGGGAAGAGCGCAAATACAGCTGA